One stretch of Accipiter gentilis chromosome 20, bAccGen1.1, whole genome shotgun sequence DNA includes these proteins:
- the LOC126048757 gene encoding serpin B12-like isoform X2, with amino-acid sequence MIDAHALLVLVNVIYFKASWEHKFEEQKTVQRDFKLNENEKKPVQMMYQKGTFKLGYIEEMGAQILELPYAQKSLSMIILLPGDTAGGSTSGLEQIEKTMTYENVMLWTSSEHMFEMTVEVYLPRFKLEGTFNLNEVLQEMGMTDIFTESKADLSAMSFAKSRVLSNVVHKTYVEVNEEGTVAAAGTGAVIVRRSLPLTEVFMADHPFLFFIRHNPTNTILFFGKLCSP; translated from the exons ATGATTGATGCACATGCATTGCTGGTGCTGGTGAATGTAATCTACTTCAAAGCATCCTGGGAACACAAGTTTGAAGAACAGAAGACAGTACAGAGAGATTTTAAACTGAACGAG aatgAGAAAAAACCTGTGCAGATGATGTATCAGAAAGGCACATTTAAGTTAGGCTACATTGAGGAGATGGGTGCTCAGATCCTTGAACTCCCTTATGCTCAGAAGTCACTGAGCATGATCATCCTGCTGCCAGGTGACACGGCTGGTGGATCTaccagtgggctggagcag ATTGAAAAGACAATGACCTATGAAAATGTAATGCTGTGGACCTCTTCAGAGCACATGTTTGAGATGACAGTGGAGGTATACCTCCCCCGATTCAAGCTTGAAGGCACCTTTAACCTCAACGAGGTATTACAAGAGATGGGGATGACTGACATCTTCACTGAATCAAAAGCTGATCTTTCTGCAATGTCGTTTGCAAAATCTCGGGTGCTGTCAAATGTTGTCCATAAGACGTACGTGGAAGTCAATGAGGAAGGCACCGTAGCAGCAGCTGGTACAGGAGCTGTCATTGTGAGGAGGTCTCTTCCTCTCACGGAGGTGTTTATGGCTGACCACCCTTTCTTATTCTTTATTAGACACAATCCTACCAATACCATTCTTTTCTTTGGCAAACTCTGCTCACCTTAA
- the LOC126048757 gene encoding serpin B12-like isoform X1 produces MMGSISRSVTEFCLDLYNKLNRNAEDTNIIFSPMSISVALALVHLGAKNNTAAQIEKVLHVRKAAERMSLGSDLESAAPEMEPELSQERQPSLSQCNKDGDLNHEAFQALLLQLQNLGERYVLTLANNLFIQQGFELQQQFLMCAKELYGAMLQTVDFHGAVEATRIKINSWVESETQGKIKELFAPGMIDAHALLVLVNVIYFKASWEHKFEEQKTVQRDFKLNENEKKPVQMMYQKGTFKLGYIEEMGAQILELPYAQKSLSMIILLPGDTAGGSTSGLEQIEKTMTYENVMLWTSSEHMFEMTVEVYLPRFKLEGTFNLNEVLQEMGMTDIFTESKADLSAMSFAKSRVLSNVVHKTYVEVNEEGTVAAAGTGAVIVRRSLPLTEVFMADHPFLFFIRHNPTNTILFFGKLCSP; encoded by the exons ATGATGGGCTCCATTTCTAGATCAGTTACTGAGTTTTGCCTTGATCTCTACAATAAGCTCAACAGAAATGCAGAGGACACAAACATCATCTTCTCTCCAATGAGCATCTCTGTTGCCCTGGCCCTGGTCCATCTAGGTGCAAAAAACAACACTGCTGCTCAGATAGAAAAA GTGCTGCATGTcaggaaagctgcagaaagaaTGAGCCTTGGATCTGATCTTGAGAGCGCAGCCCCAGAAATGGAGCCAGAACTAAGCCAGGAGAGACAGCCTTCCCTCTCGCAG TGTAACAAGGATGGGGACCTTAACCATGAAGCATTCCAGGCACTGCTTTTGCAATTACAAAACCTTGGTGAAAGATATGTTTTAACCCTGGCCAACAATCTCTTTATACAACAAGGATTTGAACTCCAGCAG CAATTTCTAATGTGCGCTAAGGAACTGTATGGAGCAATGCTGCAAACAGTGGACTTTCATGGTGCTGTTGAAGCCACCAGAATAAAAATTAACAGTTGGGTTGAAAGTGAGACGCaag GTAAAATCAAGGAACTCTTTGCTCCGGGTATGATTGATGCACATGCATTGCTGGTGCTGGTGAATGTAATCTACTTCAAAGCATCCTGGGAACACAAGTTTGAAGAACAGAAGACAGTACAGAGAGATTTTAAACTGAACGAG aatgAGAAAAAACCTGTGCAGATGATGTATCAGAAAGGCACATTTAAGTTAGGCTACATTGAGGAGATGGGTGCTCAGATCCTTGAACTCCCTTATGCTCAGAAGTCACTGAGCATGATCATCCTGCTGCCAGGTGACACGGCTGGTGGATCTaccagtgggctggagcag ATTGAAAAGACAATGACCTATGAAAATGTAATGCTGTGGACCTCTTCAGAGCACATGTTTGAGATGACAGTGGAGGTATACCTCCCCCGATTCAAGCTTGAAGGCACCTTTAACCTCAACGAGGTATTACAAGAGATGGGGATGACTGACATCTTCACTGAATCAAAAGCTGATCTTTCTGCAATGTCGTTTGCAAAATCTCGGGTGCTGTCAAATGTTGTCCATAAGACGTACGTGGAAGTCAATGAGGAAGGCACCGTAGCAGCAGCTGGTACAGGAGCTGTCATTGTGAGGAGGTCTCTTCCTCTCACGGAGGTGTTTATGGCTGACCACCCTTTCTTATTCTTTATTAGACACAATCCTACCAATACCATTCTTTTCTTTGGCAAACTCTGCTCACCTTAA